A genomic region of Chelonia mydas isolate rCheMyd1 chromosome 9, rCheMyd1.pri.v2, whole genome shotgun sequence contains the following coding sequences:
- the RBP2 gene encoding retinol-binding protein 2, which translates to MPADYNGTWEMESNENFNGYMVALGIDFATRKIAGHLKQTKEIIQDGVNFKTKTLSTFRNYELNYTVGVAFEEYTKGLDNRVVQTLVIWDGDKLVCVQKGEKKNRGWTHWIEGDRLHLELTCEDQVCHQVFKKKK; encoded by the exons ATGCCTGCCGATTACAATGGAACGTGGGAAATGGAATCCAATGAAAACTTCAACGGTTACATGGTTGCCTTag GCATTGATTTTGCTACTCGTAAGATTGCAGGACACttgaaacaaacaaaggaaattatTCAAGATGGAGTCAATTTTAAGACAAAAACACTGAGCACTTTCAGAAACTATGAACTGAATTACACTGTGGGAGTGGCATTTGAAGAATACACCAAGGGGCTTGACAACCGAGTTGTGCAG ACTCTCGTGATTTGGGATGGTGATAAATTAGTATGTGTccagaagggagagaagaaaaacagaggCTGGACACACTGGATTGAAGGAGATAGACTGCATTTG GAGCTGACATGTGAAGACCAGGTGTGCCATCAAGTATTTAAGAAGAAAAAGTAA